The endosymbiont of Bathymodiolus septemdierum str. Myojin knoll sequence ATAATAGTCAAGGAAAAATAACGGCTCTGCGCCTTGTACGATTAAATCATTGACGCACATTGCCACTAAGTCAATACCAATGGTATCATGCTTGTTTAACATTTCAGCAACTTTAAGTTTGGTACCAACACCGTCGGTGCCTGAGATTAAAACAGGGTTTTTATATCGATTGATAGGTAACTCAAACATCGCACCAAATCCACCCAAACCTGCCAACACACCTTCGCGAGCGGTGGATTTTGCAATCGGTTTAATCTGTTCGATTAGCTCGTTACCTTTATTAATATCAACGCCAGAGTCTTGATAAGTCAATGATGACATAGATTTTTTTCCGTATAATTAATTAATTTTATCTGTTTAAAAATGAACCTTTCTTCCCTTCCAAACGCGCTGTCAATTTTACGCATTATTTTAACAGTCCCCGTGGTTTTATTTTTGTTAAATCATCATTTCTCTTGGGCAATGATGCTGTTCTTTGTTGCGGGCGTTACCGATGCCTTAGATGGCTGGGTTGCCAAGCGTTTTTCGTGTCAAACTAGACTCGGTTCTATCCTTGACCCTGCTGCCGATAAACTTTTGTTGGTCAGCAGTTTTATTACGCTATATCTTATTGGTTTGTTGCCGTTATGGCTGTTGGCATTGATTTTTGTGCGAGACTTGATGATTGTATCAGGTACAGTTGGTAGCTTTATGGGTGATAGAGAACTTGAAAATAGCTTGCTTTCTCCTTCAAAATTATCAAAGATTAACACAGCCTTGCAAATTACATTAGTGTTATTTTTAGTAGCAACAGGTCTATATCCCGCCTTGGTTGAATGGCATGCGATTTTCTTTATCATTGTTGCCACCTCCACTGTGTTAAGTGGTGCAGATTATATTTGGATTTGGTCTGAAAAAGCCATTTTTCAAGAAAAACAAAAACACCAATGAAACAACTCGGACTCCCGGTTTTATTAAATGCAAAAATGCAACTAAGTAATTTTATTGGGGATAAAAATAAGCAAATTTTGACTTTCATCGAAACACTATTTTTGGATAATAACTCAAATGTTGTGATGATATCGGGTAGTAAATCTACAGGAAAAACTCACCTCTTGCAGGCCTGCACTTTTGCAGCGATGAACAAGCAACTCAACGCAATTTATATAGACATCAAAGAGGAATTACCCGAGGGTTTTATTGTAAATTTGTCTGATATAGATTGGGTCTGTATTGATAATATTGATGTTGCTGATAGCGTGCAACAGCAGCAGTTGTTTGATTTATATAATCAAATTAAACAAACGCAAGTTAAATTGATTGTTAGCGCAAAAAATCTACCGAATCAATTGAACTTGTTAAAAGACTTAAAAACCCGATTGTCTTTAGCGATGAATTTCACTTTGGAAGTTTTAAGTGATGAACAAAAAACCGTCATTTTGCAAGGTAAAGTGACCGATAAAAACATCCGTATTGATACTAAGATATACACTTATTTATTCAAACATTATTCAAGAGATTTAAGCGATTTAATGAGTGCCATCAATCGATTAGATGAAATCTCTTTGCAGAAAAAAACCAAAATCACCATCCCCTTAGTCAAAGAAGTCTTGGATTTAAATTAACGCGTTCTAAATTTGAATTGAGAGATTTTTGGCATTAATTGCGAGAAAGGCAGACGCTTAAAATCACCGTATTCTGATTTTATATTATCAACTAATGCAGTAATATTTTTGATGTTATTCTCAGATGATTGATAGATGATTTCTTGCAAGGCAAGCAAACCACCCATTTTAATTTTTGCTTGCTGTCCGACAGATAAATTGGATTGATGGTGTGATTTCAGGGCAAAATCACTATTGGCTCGCAGATTCTGATACAAGGCAGAACAGTCATTTGATGCTGATTCATTTAAGCAAGCGCCGAATTCTTTTTCTGCTATGCAATCTTTGGCGGCAAATTTACAGCCACAACGACCACTCAAAATTAAATGAGAAAAGGGGCAAGTATAGTGTTTGTTTAGCATACCACGAGTATTTTACACATTATAATATGCACTTTGAGTTTCACTGTTAAACGACCATGGATTACTTCCCAATTTTTATTGATATTGTACAAAGACCTTGCTTGGTTGTTGGTGGCGGTGATATTGCTTATCGTAAAATCAACTTATTATTAAAGGCAGATGCGCAAATTACTTGTATTTCTCCAGAGATTTGTGACGGTGTTGCGTTGTTAGCAAAAGACAATAAAATTACTGTGGTAAATAGAGGCTTTGAGATAAGTGATGTTAATGCCCAAGTTTTAATCGTATCGGCAACAGATGACGCAGTGCTCAATACTCAGGTTTCTGATTTGGCAAAGGCTGCAAATATTCCTGTGAATGTTGTTGATTCGCCAGATTTATGCAGTTTTATTATGCCATCTATCGTTGACAGAAGCCCGATTGTCATTGCCATTTCGTCAGCAGGAAAAGCCCCCGTGTTGGCTCGCCTTATTCGTGCAAAATTAGAAAGTACCATCCCTAATGCTTACGGAAAATTAGCGAGCCTAGCAGGTAATTTTCGCGACCAAGTTAAAGCTAAATTCAATAACATTGAAGACCGTCGTTATTTTTGGGAAAAAGCTTTTTCAGGTATTGTTGCAGAGAAAGTTTTTGCCGGCAAAACTGATGAGGCACAAGTTGATTTACAGGCTCAACTTGATGCTAGTACCGACAGCGAAATTGGCGAAGTTTATTTAGTCGGTGGCGGCCCAGGTGATCCAGATTTGTTGACTTTCAAAGCCTTGCGTTTAATACAACAAGCGGATGTAATTTTGCATGACCGTTTAGTATCTGATGAAGTAATGGAGTTGGTTAGGCGAGATGCTGAGTTAATTTATGTTGGTAAAGAACGCGACAATCACAGTGTCCCACAAGACGGTATTAATCAATTACTGGTCGATTTAGCTAAGCAAGGTAGGCGCGTTTGTCGCCTTAAGGGTGGAGACCCGTTTATCTTCGGTCGTGGCGGTGAAGAAATTGAAACCCTTGCAGAAAATAACATCCCCTTTCAAGTCGTGCCTGGCATCACTGCTGCATCTGGTTGCTCCACTTATTCAGGCATCCCACTCACGCATCGTGATTATTCCCAATCTTGTCGCTTTGTCACTGGACATTTAAAAGACGGCAGTATGAATTTACCATGGAATGAGTTGGCCGTTGAACAACAAACCATTGTTTTCTATATGGCGCTCAAAGGTGCACAACACCTATCAGAACAACTCATCGCACACGGTATGCGCAGTGCAATGCCAGTCGCTCTGGTGGAAAAAGGCACCAC is a genomic window containing:
- the cysG gene encoding siroheme synthase CysG, which translates into the protein MDYFPIFIDIVQRPCLVVGGGDIAYRKINLLLKADAQITCISPEICDGVALLAKDNKITVVNRGFEISDVNAQVLIVSATDDAVLNTQVSDLAKAANIPVNVVDSPDLCSFIMPSIVDRSPIVIAISSAGKAPVLARLIRAKLESTIPNAYGKLASLAGNFRDQVKAKFNNIEDRRYFWEKAFSGIVAEKVFAGKTDEAQVDLQAQLDASTDSEIGEVYLVGGGPGDPDLLTFKALRLIQQADVILHDRLVSDEVMELVRRDAELIYVGKERDNHSVPQDGINQLLVDLAKQGRRVCRLKGGDPFIFGRGGEEIETLAENNIPFQVVPGITAASGCSTYSGIPLTHRDYSQSCRFVTGHLKDGSMNLPWNELAVEQQTIVFYMALKGAQHLSEQLIAHGMRSAMPVALVEKGTTPDHKVHTTTLAELPHLVANETIRAPTLIIVGEVVKLRKKLNWFDAEKQS
- a CDS encoding CDP-alcohol phosphatidyltransferase family protein, giving the protein MNLSSLPNALSILRIILTVPVVLFLLNHHFSWAMMLFFVAGVTDALDGWVAKRFSCQTRLGSILDPAADKLLLVSSFITLYLIGLLPLWLLALIFVRDLMIVSGTVGSFMGDRELENSLLSPSKLSKINTALQITLVLFLVATGLYPALVEWHAIFFIIVATSTVLSGADYIWIWSEKAIFQEKQKHQ
- the hda gene encoding DnaA regulatory inactivator Hda, with the translated sequence MKQLGLPVLLNAKMQLSNFIGDKNKQILTFIETLFLDNNSNVVMISGSKSTGKTHLLQACTFAAMNKQLNAIYIDIKEELPEGFIVNLSDIDWVCIDNIDVADSVQQQQLFDLYNQIKQTQVKLIVSAKNLPNQLNLLKDLKTRLSLAMNFTLEVLSDEQKTVILQGKVTDKNIRIDTKIYTYLFKHYSRDLSDLMSAINRLDEISLQKKTKITIPLVKEVLDLN